The following are encoded together in the Lathyrus oleraceus cultivar Zhongwan6 chromosome 3, CAAS_Psat_ZW6_1.0, whole genome shotgun sequence genome:
- the LOC127125602 gene encoding uncharacterized protein LOC127125602 isoform X2 codes for MNSRGRFALSRKREGRKKIQPKPLYNPLRLVAALVLAPGLAYFQKLLAAAFVGLLCAVAVYFTACSLQRLSLEAHVDLFQMMAACGIARCGMR; via the exons ATGAACTCGAGAGGAAGATTCGCGTTATCCAGAAAAAGAGAGGGGAGAAAAAAAATCCAGCCCAAACCGCTATACAATCCT TTGCGTTTGGTTGCAGCTTTGGTGTTGGCTCCCGGTTTGGCTTACTTTCAGAAATTGTTAGCAGCGGCTTTTGTTGGCTTACTATGTGCTGTTGCCGTTTATTTCACGGCTTGCTCTTTGCAGCGTTTAAGTTTGGAAGCTCATGTTGATTTGTTCCAGATGATGGCAGCTTGTGGCATTGCTCGTTGTGGAATGCGTTGA
- the LOC127125602 gene encoding uncharacterized protein LOC127125602 isoform X1: protein MDDEEMLKNELERKIRVIQKKRGEKKNPAQTAIQSCIYILNSLVLAPGLAYFQKLLAAAFVGLLCAVAVYFTACSLQRLSLEAHVDLFQMMAACGIARCGMR, encoded by the exons ATGGATGATGAGGAAATGCTGAAAAATGAACTCGAGAGGAAGATTCGCGTTATCCAGAAAAAGAGAGGGGAGAAAAAAAATCCAGCCCAAACCGCTATACAATCCTGTATTTATATTCTGAATT CTTTGGTGTTGGCTCCCGGTTTGGCTTACTTTCAGAAATTGTTAGCAGCGGCTTTTGTTGGCTTACTATGTGCTGTTGCCGTTTATTTCACGGCTTGCTCTTTGCAGCGTTTAAGTTTGGAAGCTCATGTTGATTTGTTCCAGATGATGGCAGCTTGTGGCATTGCTCGTTGTGGAATGCGTTGA